In the Oxyura jamaicensis isolate SHBP4307 breed ruddy duck chromosome 18, BPBGC_Ojam_1.0, whole genome shotgun sequence genome, one interval contains:
- the CACNG1 gene encoding voltage-dependent calcium channel gamma-1 subunit codes for MDDSKSLKVRLTFCVLLVGISLLFAAVVTDHWAVLSPKVENYNATCEAAHFGLWRLCKKQIYVQQQGPKEKGCGPISLPGEQTCSYFKHFTPGESSEIFEVTTQKEYSISAAAIAIFSVGFAIIGTICVLLSFQKKRDYLLKPASMFYTFAGLCIIISVEVMRQSVKRMIDSKETVWIEYSYSWSFACACASFVLLFIFGIVLLLIALPRFPQNPWETCMDAEPEH; via the exons ATGGACGACAGCAAGTCCCTGAAGGTGCGGCTGACCTTCTGCGTGCTGCTGGTGGGCATCTCGCTGCTCTTCGCGGCCGTAGTGACTGACCactgggctgtgctgagccccAAAGTGGAGAATTACAATGCCACCTGCGAAGCGGCTCATTTCGGGCTATGGCGACTCTgcaaaaaacagatttatgtGCAGCAGCAAGGTCCCAAAGAGAAGGGCTGCGGGCCCATAAGTCTGCCAGGAG aacaaACCTGCTCCTACTTCAAGCACTTTACTCCAGGAGAGAGCTCGGAGATATTTGAAGTAACCACCCAGAAAG AATacagcatttcagctgcagccaTTGCCATCTTCAGTGTTGGCTTTGCCATCATCGGAACAATCTGTGTCCTCTTATCCTTCCAGAAGAAGAGGGACTACCTGCTGAAGCCAGCATCCATGTTCTACACCTTTGCAG GTCTCTGCATCATCATCTCCGTTGAAGTCATGAGACAATCTGTGAAAAGGATGATTGACAGCAAGGAGACAGTCTGGATTGAGTACAGTTACTCCTGGTCCTTTGCCTGTGCCTGTGCCTCCTTCGTCCTGCTCTTCATCTTCGGAATCGTCCTCCTCCTGATCGCGCTGCCTCGCTTCCCCCAGAACCCCTgggagacctgcatggatgcAGAACCAGAGCACTGA